Proteins found in one Quercus robur chromosome 2, dhQueRobu3.1, whole genome shotgun sequence genomic segment:
- the LOC126714241 gene encoding uncharacterized protein At4g29660 produces MASYLWRRYADYVYTKWEKTILWDMVDPYRRPKSFKPLVTIYIAAFYTGVIGSAITEQLHKEKYWEDHPGEAVPLMQPKFYYGPWRIIRGEALTPNP; encoded by the exons ATGGCAAGCTATCTATGGAGGAGATACGCAGACTATGTGTACACGAAGTGGGAAAAAACGATACTTTGGGACATGGTCGATCCGTACAGGCGACCCAAGTCCTTTAAACCTTTAGTCACAATCTATATTGCTGCCTTCTACACTGGGGTCATTGGTTCTGCCATCACAGAACAACTCCACAAG GAGAAGTATTGGGAAGATCACCCTGGGGAAGCTGTCCCTCTAATGCAGCCAAAGTTCTATTATGGACCTTGGAGAATAATAAGGGGGGAGGCCCTTACACCCAACCCATGA
- the LOC126706914 gene encoding PRA1 family protein F2, with protein sequence MTTYGTIPAATPSSSSNLQFVSLANERINSGLGMPRPWKEMIKLQDLSFPTSVSQLIQRIKINVAVFRMNYAIIILFILFLSLLWHPVSMIVFIVMMVAWLFLYFLRDEPLVVMGYDIDDRMVMLALLPITVLSLFLTNAKKNIIVALAIGLVVVLVHGALKETDDLVIVDGDEGIVSGGNGDMKMPLKNPASSSFSLS encoded by the coding sequence ATGACGACGTATGGAACAATCCCAGCGGCaacaccatcatcatcatcaaatttacAGTTTGTTTCACTTGCAAACGAACGGATCAATTCGGGTCTTGGTATGCCAAGGCCATGGAAGGAGATGATCAAACTTCAAGATCTCAGCTTTCCCACCAGCGTCTCTCAATTAATCCAAAGAATCAAGATAAACGTCGCAGTCTTCCGCATGAACTATGCCATTATAATATTGTTCATTCTCTTCCTCAGCTTGCTTTGGCATCCCGTCTCAATGATTGTCTTCATTGTCATGATGGTTGCATGGTTGTTCTTATACTTTCTACGCGACGAACCATTGGTTGTCATGGGGTATGATATAGATGATAGAATGGTGATGCTGGCCTTGTTGCCAATCACTGTCCTTAGCCTTTTCCTCACAAATGCCAAGAAAAATATCATAGTAGCACTTGCTATTGGACTTGTGGTTGTACTGGTTCATGGAGCATTGAAGGAGACAGATGATCTGGTCATTGTGGATGGAGACGAAGGGATTGTATCAGGTGGTAATGGAGATATGAAAATGCCTCTCAAAAATCCTGCCTCCTCTTCTTTTAGTCTGTCATAA
- the LOC126714242 gene encoding cytidine deaminase 1-like — translation MEETQVRFVIPASEAESMAQKANLPSVLHLLPSLVPSAQRLARTPISNFHVGAVGIGGVSGRVFLGVNVEFLNLPLNYSIHAEQFLLTNLSLNAEPSLSHFAVSAAPCGHCRQFYQELRNASSLNVLVADSDPPTPTATAFTPLSHFLPHRFGPENLLSKHLPFLLEPHHNGLSFLKNSQPNGFTTTTTTTTNNFDSLRNAALDAANKSHAPYSGCPSGVALIDTDGNIHKGSYAESAAYNPSIGPAQAALVAYIANGGGHGYEKIVAAVLVEMESAIVKQEHAARLLLQTISPKCEFKVFLCVGGTKRPSSI, via the coding sequence ATGGAAGAAACACAAGTCAGATTTGTAATCCCAGCCTCAGAGGCCGAATCCATGGCCCAAAAAGCCAACCTCCCTTCCGTCCTCCACCTCCTCCCTTCCCTAGTCCCTTCCGCCCAGCGCCTCGCCCGCACACCCATCTCCAACTTCCACGTCGGCGCCGTCGGCATCGGCGGCGTCTCCGGCCGCGTCTTCCTCGGCGTAAACGTCGAGTTCCTCAACCTCCCTCTCAACTACTCCATCCACGCCGAGCAATTCCTCCTCACAAACCTCTCCCTCAATGCCGAGCCTTCCCTCTCCCACTTCGCCGTCTCCGCCGCCCCCTGCGGCCACTGCCGCCAGTTCTACCAAGAACTCCGCAACGCCTCCTCCCTCAACGTCCTCGTCGCCGACTCCgatccccccacccccaccgCCACCGCATTCACTCCCTTATCCCACTTCCTCCCCCACCGTTTCGGCCCCGAAAACCTCCTCTCCAAACACCTCCCTTTCCTCCTCGAGCCTCACCACAATGGCTTATCGTTTCTAAAAAATTCTCAACCCAACGGCttcaccacaaccaccaccaccaccaccaacaatttCGACAGTTTACGTAACGCCGCCTTAGACGCCGCCAACAAGTCGCACGCGCCTTACAGCGGGTGCCCCTCCGGCGTGGCGCTTATCGACACTGACGGCAACATACACAAAGGGTCGTACGCGGAATCCGCAGCGTACAACCCCAGCATCGGCCCAGCCCAGGCCGCCCTCGTCGCGTATATCGCCAACGGCGGCGGCCACGGCTACGAAAAGATTGTGGCAGCCGTGTTGGTCGAGATGGAAAGCGCCATAGTGAAGCAAGAACACGCGGCCAGGTTGCTGCTTCAGACCATATCGCCTAAGTGTGAGTTTAAGGTTTTTCTTTGTGTTGGTGGTACTAAAAGGCCCTCATCAATATGA
- the LOC126714243 gene encoding uncharacterized protein LOC126714243 isoform X1: MANRIGLRIHHRLPVVLAGGVYPCSSSYSVTCAIGSVHPSLSKALKKWTSGGGGGRAPRRLILGLGFSFWTQYMSMAGGSVGGNSFIAFARQKGAVEEILKNAEWPEQFPFKEEDFQRFDESPDSLFYETPRLVTHIDDPAIAALTKYYSEVFPPSNTPGVSILDMCSSWVSHFPAGYKQDRIVGLGMNEEELKVNPVLTEYAVQDLNLNPKIPFEDNSFDVITNVVSVDYLTKPLDIFKEMRRVLKPGGLAIMSFSNRCFFTKAISIWTSTGDADHVLIVGSYFHYAGGFEPPQAVDISPNPGRSDPMYIVYSRKVSTA, encoded by the exons ATGGCCAATCGTATTGGACTCAGAATACATCACAGGCTGCCAGTAGTTCTAGCTGGTGGTGTGTATCCTTGTTCATCCTCTTACTCAGTCACTTGTGCCATTGGTTCTGTACATCCTAGTCTATCAAAAGCACTGAAGAAGTGGACaagtggaggaggaggaggcaGAGCCCCTCGGCGCTTGATATTGGGACTTGGGTTTTCATTTTGGACTCAGTATATGAGCATGGCTGGTGGTTCTGTTGGAGGGAATTCTTTCATTGCCTTTGCTAGACAAAAGGGTGCTGTTGAAGAG ATATTGAAGAATGCGGAATGGCCAGAGCAGTTCCCCTTCAAAGAGGAGGACTTCCAGCGCTTTGATGA GTCACCAGATTCATTGTTCTACGAAACCCCACGCTTGGTAACACATATTGATGATCCTGCCATTGCTGCACTGACCAAGTATTACTCAGAGGTCTTTCCTCCTAGCAACACTCCAGGAGTAAGCATCTTGGATATGTGTAGCAGTTGG GTCAGCCATTTCCCAGCAGGATACAAGCAAGATCGGATAGTTGGATTAGGCATGAATGAAGAAGAGCTGAAGGTGAATCCG GTTCTGACTGAGTATGCTGTGCAAGACTTAAATCTGAACCCTAAAATCCCTTTTGAAGATAATTCCTTTGATGTTATTACTAATGTG GTCAGTGTTGATTATCTAACAAAGCCTTTAGATATTTTCAAGGAGATGCGCCGGGTTCTTAAGCCAGGTGGACTGGCCATAATGAG CTTTTCCAACCGTTGCTTTTTTACAAAAGCAATTTCAATATGGACGTCAACTGGTGATGCTGATCATGTTTTGATTGTTGGATCATATTTCCATTATGCTGGAGGATTTGAACCTCCCCAG GCTGTGGATATCTCTCCTAATCCCGGACGCTCAGATCCTATGTACATCGTATACTCTAGAAAGGTATCCACGGCTTAG
- the LOC126714243 gene encoding uncharacterized protein LOC126714243 isoform X2 translates to MANRIGLRIHHRLPVVLAGGVYPCSSSYSVTCAIGSVHPSLSKALKKWTSGGGGGRAPRRLILGLGFSFWTQYMSMAGGSVGGNSFIAFARQKGAVEEILKNAEWPEQFPFKEEDFQRFDESPDSLFYETPRLVTHIDDPAIAALTKYYSEVFPPSNTPGVSILDMCSSWVSHFPAGYKQDRIVGLGMNEEELKVLTEYAVQDLNLNPKIPFEDNSFDVITNVVSVDYLTKPLDIFKEMRRVLKPGGLAIMSFSNRCFFTKAISIWTSTGDADHVLIVGSYFHYAGGFEPPQAVDISPNPGRSDPMYIVYSRKVSTA, encoded by the exons ATGGCCAATCGTATTGGACTCAGAATACATCACAGGCTGCCAGTAGTTCTAGCTGGTGGTGTGTATCCTTGTTCATCCTCTTACTCAGTCACTTGTGCCATTGGTTCTGTACATCCTAGTCTATCAAAAGCACTGAAGAAGTGGACaagtggaggaggaggaggcaGAGCCCCTCGGCGCTTGATATTGGGACTTGGGTTTTCATTTTGGACTCAGTATATGAGCATGGCTGGTGGTTCTGTTGGAGGGAATTCTTTCATTGCCTTTGCTAGACAAAAGGGTGCTGTTGAAGAG ATATTGAAGAATGCGGAATGGCCAGAGCAGTTCCCCTTCAAAGAGGAGGACTTCCAGCGCTTTGATGA GTCACCAGATTCATTGTTCTACGAAACCCCACGCTTGGTAACACATATTGATGATCCTGCCATTGCTGCACTGACCAAGTATTACTCAGAGGTCTTTCCTCCTAGCAACACTCCAGGAGTAAGCATCTTGGATATGTGTAGCAGTTGG GTCAGCCATTTCCCAGCAGGATACAAGCAAGATCGGATAGTTGGATTAGGCATGAATGAAGAAGAGCTGAAG GTTCTGACTGAGTATGCTGTGCAAGACTTAAATCTGAACCCTAAAATCCCTTTTGAAGATAATTCCTTTGATGTTATTACTAATGTG GTCAGTGTTGATTATCTAACAAAGCCTTTAGATATTTTCAAGGAGATGCGCCGGGTTCTTAAGCCAGGTGGACTGGCCATAATGAG CTTTTCCAACCGTTGCTTTTTTACAAAAGCAATTTCAATATGGACGTCAACTGGTGATGCTGATCATGTTTTGATTGTTGGATCATATTTCCATTATGCTGGAGGATTTGAACCTCCCCAG GCTGTGGATATCTCTCCTAATCCCGGACGCTCAGATCCTATGTACATCGTATACTCTAGAAAGGTATCCACGGCTTAG
- the LOC126714244 gene encoding tetraspanin-2 isoform X1, with protein sequence MGVSNNITAILNFIAFLASIPIIAAGIWLASKPDNECTHYFRWPVVILGFLILLVSLAGFVGAYWNKQGLLAFYLICMAILIALLLILLIFAFTVTRQDGSYSVPGRGYKEYRIDGFSQWLRDHVTSSDNWGKIRSCLAESNVCARLTQNYITSDQFFSANISPLQSGCCKPPTACGFNYVNPTLWVNPANQLADPDCLLWSNDQSLLCYNCNSCKAGLLGNLRKEWRKVNVILIVAVVVLIWVYVIACSAFKNAQTEDLFRRYKQGWV encoded by the exons ATGGGAGTGAGCAACAACATAACAGCAATACTGAACTTCATAGCCTTCCTAGCCTCCATCCCCATCATAGCCGCAGGCATATGGCTAGCTTCAAAGCCAGACAACGAGTGCACCCACTACTTCCGATGGCCTGTGGTCATCCTAGGCTTTCTCATCCTCCTCGTCTCTCTGGCTGGCTTTGTCGGTGCTTACTGGAACAAGCAGGGTCTCTTGGCTTTTTACCTCATATGCATGGCCATTCTCATCGCTCTCCTCCTTATCCTCCTTATCTTCGCCTTCACTGTCACGCGCCAAGATGGCTCCTATTCTGTGCCTGGTAGAGGCTACAAGGAGTACAGGATTGATGGGTTCTCACAGTGGCTCAGGGACCATGTAACCAGTTCTGATAATTGGGGTAAGATTAGGTCCTGTTTGGCTGAGTCTAATGTTTGTGCTAGGCTTACCCAGAATTACATCACTTCTGATCAGTTCTTCTCTGCTAATATCTCTCCTCTTCAG TCAGGATGTTGTAAACCTCCAACAGCTTGTGGGTTCAATTATGTGAACCCAACATTGTGGGTAAACCCAGCGAACCAATTGGCTGACCCAGACTGCCTCTTGTGGAGCAATGACCAGAGCTTACTGTGCTATAATTGTAACTCCTGCAAGGCTGGTCTGTTGGGGAACCTGAGAAAAGAATGGAGGAAAGTCAATGTGATTCTTATTGTGGCAGTGGTGGTGCTCATATGGGTCTATGTCATTGCCTGCAGTGCCTTCAAGAATGCCCAAACTGAGGACCTTTTCCGCCGCTACAAACAGGGTTGGGTTTGA
- the LOC126714244 gene encoding tetraspanin-2 isoform X2 encodes MGVSNNITAILNFIAFLASIPIIAAGIWLASKPDNECTHYFRWPVVILGFLILLVSLAGFVGAYWNKQGLLAFYLICMAILIALLLILLIFAFTVTRQDGSYSVPGRGYKEYRIDGFSQWLRDHVTSSDNWGKIRSCLAESNVCARLTQNYITSDQFFSANISPLQARCCKPPTACGFNYVNPTLWVNPANQLADPDCLLWSNDQSLLCYNCNSCKAGLLGNLRKEWRKVNVILIVAVVVLIWVYVIACSAFKNAQTEDLFRRYKQGWV; translated from the exons ATGGGAGTGAGCAACAACATAACAGCAATACTGAACTTCATAGCCTTCCTAGCCTCCATCCCCATCATAGCCGCAGGCATATGGCTAGCTTCAAAGCCAGACAACGAGTGCACCCACTACTTCCGATGGCCTGTGGTCATCCTAGGCTTTCTCATCCTCCTCGTCTCTCTGGCTGGCTTTGTCGGTGCTTACTGGAACAAGCAGGGTCTCTTGGCTTTTTACCTCATATGCATGGCCATTCTCATCGCTCTCCTCCTTATCCTCCTTATCTTCGCCTTCACTGTCACGCGCCAAGATGGCTCCTATTCTGTGCCTGGTAGAGGCTACAAGGAGTACAGGATTGATGGGTTCTCACAGTGGCTCAGGGACCATGTAACCAGTTCTGATAATTGGGGTAAGATTAGGTCCTGTTTGGCTGAGTCTAATGTTTGTGCTAGGCTTACCCAGAATTACATCACTTCTGATCAGTTCTTCTCTGCTAATATCTCTCCTCTTCAGGCAA GATGTTGTAAACCTCCAACAGCTTGTGGGTTCAATTATGTGAACCCAACATTGTGGGTAAACCCAGCGAACCAATTGGCTGACCCAGACTGCCTCTTGTGGAGCAATGACCAGAGCTTACTGTGCTATAATTGTAACTCCTGCAAGGCTGGTCTGTTGGGGAACCTGAGAAAAGAATGGAGGAAAGTCAATGTGATTCTTATTGTGGCAGTGGTGGTGCTCATATGGGTCTATGTCATTGCCTGCAGTGCCTTCAAGAATGCCCAAACTGAGGACCTTTTCCGCCGCTACAAACAGGGTTGGGTTTGA